Part of the Sphingobium sp. TKS genome is shown below.
CGCATCATCAGCACCTGGCATTCGGGATCACCGAAGCGGGCATTATATTCGATCAGCTTTGGCCCTTCGTCGGTCAGCATCAACCCGGCATAAAGAACGCCGCTATAGGGCGTGCCTTCGGCAGTGAGCGTTTCCACCGTGGGGCGGATGATCTTCTCGATCACTTCCGCTTCCAGTTCCGGGGTCAGCACGCGGGCGGGACTATAGGCGCCCATGCCGCCGGTATTGGGGCCGGTGTCGCCATCGCCCACGCGCTTGTGGTCCTGCGCCGATCCGAAGGGCAGGATCGCGCTGCCGTCGGTCAGGGCGAAGAAGCTCGCTTCCTCGCCGGTCATGAACTCCTCCAGCACCACTTCCTCGCCCGCCGCGCCGAACGCGCCGGAGAACATGGAGTCGAGCGCCTCCAAGGCTTCTTCGCGGCTTTCCGCGATGATCACGCCCTTGCCCGCCGCCAGGCCGTCCGCCTTGATCACCACCGGCAGCGCGAAATCGTCGAGCGCGGCGATCGCGCCATCCTTGCTGGTGACGCGCTCATAGGCGGCGGTGGGGATGTTGGCGCGCTTGCACAGATCCTTGGTGAAGCCCTTCGAGCCTTCGAGCTGCGCCGCCTTCTTGCCGGGACCGAAGACCGGATAGCCCTTCACCCGCAGATTGTCGGCCAGCCCGTCGACCAGCGGCGCTTCGGGGCCGATCACCACCAGGCCGATGCTGTGGCGCAGGCAGAAATCGACCACGGCGCGATGATCCGTGGCATCGAGGTCGACCAATGTCGCATGCTGGGCTATGCCGGGGTTGCCCGGCGCGGCATAAAGGGTGGTAAGGGTAGGCGATTGCGCCAGCTTCCACGCCAGCGCATGTTCGCGGCCGCCGCCGCCCAACAGAAGGATGTTCATTTCGCCCATGTCCCCGGAAGATGAAGCTGGTTTCGATGTCTCGGGGCGCCTGTTAGCCGAGGAACGCGCAGGGGACAACGCGCCGCCGCTGTCGGTGAGCGAATTGTCGTCCCTGTTGAAGCGCGCGGTCGAGGACCGTTTCGGCCATGTCCGCCTGCGCGGCGAGATTTCCGGGTTCAAGCGGGCGGGGTCTGGGCACATCTATCTGTGCCTGAAGGACGACAATGCCGTGATCGACGGCGTGATGTGGAAGGGCGGCGCGGCCCGCCTGCCCTTCGCGCCGCAGGACGGGGTGGAGGTAATCGCCACCGGCAAGCTCACCACTTATCCCGGCCGCTCCAAATATCAGATCGTGATCGAGCGGATGGAACTGGCGGGCGAAGGCGCGCTGATGGCGCTGCTCGAGAAGCTCAAGCAGAAGCTGGCGGCGGAGGGGCTGTTCGACCGGGATCGCAAGCGCCGCCTGCCCTTCATGCCACGCGTCATCGGTGTCGTGACCTCGCCCACCGGGGCCGTGATCCGGGACATATTGCATCGGTTGGAGGATCGCTGCCCGACGCAGGTGCTGCTCTGGCCGGTGCTGGTCCAGGGGCAGGGCGCCGCCGAGCAGGTGGCGCGGGCGGTGCGCGGCTTTAGCGACATGCAGCCCGGCGGGCTTTTGCCGCGTCCCGATCTGGTGATCGTGGCGCGTGGCGGCGGCTCCATCGAGGATCTGTGGAGCTTCAATGAGGAGATCGTCGTCCGGGCGGTGGCCGAATGCTCGATC
Proteins encoded:
- the purD gene encoding phosphoribosylamine--glycine ligase gives rise to the protein MNILLLGGGGREHALAWKLAQSPTLTTLYAAPGNPGIAQHATLVDLDATDHRAVVDFCLRHSIGLVVIGPEAPLVDGLADNLRVKGYPVFGPGKKAAQLEGSKGFTKDLCKRANIPTAAYERVTSKDGAIAALDDFALPVVIKADGLAAGKGVIIAESREEALEALDSMFSGAFGAAGEEVVLEEFMTGEEASFFALTDGSAILPFGSAQDHKRVGDGDTGPNTGGMGAYSPARVLTPELEAEVIEKIIRPTVETLTAEGTPYSGVLYAGLMLTDEGPKLIEYNARFGDPECQVLMMRFDGDLGELLLAVAEGRLAGQGPVQLADRTALTIVMAANGYPGTPENGGAITGIDAAEATGARVFHAGTADKDGTIIANGGRVLNVTATGDTVKAAQEAAYKAVDAIGFPTGFCRRDIGWREVAREDASH
- the xseA gene encoding exodeoxyribonuclease VII large subunit; protein product: MSPEDEAGFDVSGRLLAEERAGDNAPPLSVSELSSLLKRAVEDRFGHVRLRGEISGFKRAGSGHIYLCLKDDNAVIDGVMWKGGAARLPFAPQDGVEVIATGKLTTYPGRSKYQIVIERMELAGEGALMALLEKLKQKLAAEGLFDRDRKRRLPFMPRVIGVVTSPTGAVIRDILHRLEDRCPTQVLLWPVLVQGQGAAEQVARAVRGFSDMQPGGLLPRPDLVIVARGGGSIEDLWSFNEEIVVRAVAECSIPIISAVGHETDTTLCDYAADVRAPTPTAAAEMAVPVRAELLAMLTEQGLRMDRAVRRGAAQARERLEMQARLMPTPDMLLSPQRQKLDQMSDGLVSGLRHRVADARAHLGQAGGALRPALLRQYVSRAAERVDRLRLRPDYLTRVYQDRATTFDRVSRLFTSVNPDLPLQRGFARVMAGDRLVKSVAEAQAAGAVSLHFRDGAVGASIEGGAPLEKPSAEAISTPSRAPRKPREGKGTDQQDLFS